From a single Streptomyces sp. 1331.2 genomic region:
- a CDS encoding cytidine deaminase produces MTAPAPSAIDWERLREAAREAMGHAYAPYSKFPVGAAALVDDGRVVTGCNVENASYGLGLCAECGLVSALHATGGGRLTAFTCVDGAGELLMPCGRCRQLLYEHGGPELLVDLASGVKPMSEVLPDAFGPERL; encoded by the coding sequence GTGACCGCCCCCGCGCCCTCCGCGATCGACTGGGAGCGGCTGCGCGAGGCGGCGCGCGAGGCGATGGGCCACGCGTACGCCCCGTACAGCAAGTTCCCGGTCGGCGCGGCCGCACTGGTGGACGACGGGCGGGTGGTCACCGGCTGCAACGTCGAGAACGCCTCGTACGGGCTGGGGCTGTGCGCCGAGTGCGGGCTGGTGTCCGCGCTGCACGCCACCGGCGGGGGGCGGCTGACCGCCTTCACCTGCGTGGACGGCGCCGGCGAGCTGCTGATGCCGTGCGGGCGCTGCCGCCAGCTGCTGTACGAGCACGGCGGGCCCGAGCTGCTGGTCGACCTCGCCTCCGGCGTGAAGCCGATGAGCGAGGTCCTGCCCGATGCATTCGGGCCGGAGCGGCTCTAG
- a CDS encoding ABC transporter permease — translation MSTATAARPKAPGAPAKKRKLSWPVVLLLIAGALVLFSAVGMATGNHSLTSSGQITAALSAAVPIGMAGLGGLWSERAGVVNIGLEGMMVAGTFCGAWAGYLVNPWVGLLAGMLGGALGGLLHAIITVTFGVDHIVSGVGINLLIPGICAYVNRIYYKDYISAGAGANQSPPADPLPYITIPGLSSGLKDIENHHWFFVSDVAGVLGGLVTNISVVVLLAAALIVVSYFALWRTVFGLRLRSCGENPTAAESLGVNVYKYKYLAVIASGAFAGLGGAYLSLVAAHFYKDGQTLGRGFIGLAAMIFGNWMPGGLAMGAGLFGFTDSLQLRDPESVHVLILIVGIAMILLALWQLYRRKYTATVISFVIAGGLIAWYSLTDQVQRPLIVATPYVITLVVLSLASQRLRMPKADGQIYRKGQGK, via the coding sequence GTGAGTACGGCCACTGCTGCCCGTCCGAAGGCGCCGGGCGCGCCCGCGAAGAAGCGCAAGCTGTCCTGGCCGGTGGTCCTGCTCCTGATTGCGGGCGCCCTGGTCCTGTTCTCCGCCGTGGGCATGGCCACCGGCAACCACTCGCTGACCTCCTCCGGTCAGATCACCGCCGCGCTCAGCGCCGCCGTGCCGATCGGCATGGCCGGTCTGGGCGGTCTCTGGTCCGAGCGGGCCGGTGTGGTCAACATCGGCCTCGAAGGCATGATGGTCGCCGGCACCTTCTGCGGTGCCTGGGCCGGCTACCTGGTCAACCCGTGGGTCGGTCTGCTGGCCGGCATGCTCGGCGGTGCGCTCGGCGGTCTGCTGCACGCGATCATCACCGTGACCTTCGGTGTCGACCACATCGTCTCCGGTGTCGGCATCAACCTGCTGATCCCCGGCATCTGCGCGTACGTCAACCGGATCTACTACAAGGACTACATCTCGGCCGGTGCCGGCGCGAACCAGTCCCCGCCGGCGGATCCGCTGCCGTACATCACGATCCCGGGGCTGTCCTCGGGCCTGAAGGACATCGAGAACCACCACTGGTTCTTCGTCTCGGACGTCGCGGGCGTGCTCGGCGGTCTGGTCACCAACATCTCGGTGGTCGTGCTGCTGGCGGCCGCGCTGATCGTGGTCAGCTACTTCGCGCTCTGGCGCACGGTGTTCGGCCTGCGGCTGCGCTCCTGCGGTGAGAACCCGACCGCGGCCGAGTCGCTGGGCGTCAACGTCTACAAGTACAAGTACCTGGCGGTCATCGCCTCCGGCGCCTTCGCGGGCCTCGGTGGTGCGTACCTCTCGCTGGTCGCCGCGCACTTCTACAAGGACGGCCAGACCCTGGGCCGCGGCTTCATCGGCCTCGCCGCGATGATCTTCGGCAACTGGATGCCCGGCGGCCTCGCCATGGGCGCCGGCCTGTTCGGCTTCACCGACAGCCTCCAGCTGCGCGACCCGGAGTCGGTGCACGTGCTGATCCTGATCGTCGGCATCGCGATGATCCTGCTCGCCCTCTGGCAGCTGTACCGGCGCAAGTACACCGCGACGGTGATCTCCTTCGTGATCGCCGGCGGTCTGATCGCCTGGTACTCGCTGACCGACCAGGTGCAGCGTCCGCTGATCGTCGCCACGCCGTACGTGATCACCCTGGTGGTGCTCTCGCTGGCCTCGCAGCGACTGCGGATGCCCAAGGCGGACGGCCAGATCTACCGCAAGGGCCAGGGCAAGTGA
- a CDS encoding thymidine phosphorylase — protein MDAISVIRTKRDRGELSDAQIDWVIDAYTRGEVADEQMSALAMAILLNGMKPREISRWTDAMIRSGVRMDFSSLPLPTSDKHSTGGVGDKITLPLAPLVAACGAAVPQLSGRGLGHTGGTLDKLESIPGWRALLSNDEMMDVLRDAGAVICAAGDGLAPADKKLYALRDVTGTVEAIPLIASSIMSKKIAEGTGALVLDVKVGSGAFMKNLDDARELARTMVGLGTTAGVNTVALLTDMSTPLGLTAGNALEVRESVEVLAGGGPADVVELTLALAREMLAAAGVHGKDPADALRDGSAMDHWRRMIAAQGGDVDAPLPVAREQHVIPAPASGVLTELDAYAVGVCAWRLGAGRARKEDPVQAGAGVEMHAKPGDTVVAGQPLLTLHTDTPERYDYAIEALAGGITVSPEGTAFTPNPIVLDRIA, from the coding sequence ATGGACGCCATCTCCGTCATCAGGACCAAGCGCGATCGCGGAGAGCTGAGCGACGCTCAGATCGACTGGGTCATCGACGCCTACACCCGTGGCGAGGTCGCCGACGAGCAGATGTCCGCGCTGGCCATGGCGATCCTGCTGAACGGCATGAAGCCGCGCGAGATCAGCCGCTGGACCGACGCCATGATCCGCTCCGGCGTCCGGATGGACTTCTCCTCGCTGCCGCTGCCCACCAGCGACAAGCACTCCACCGGCGGCGTCGGCGACAAGATCACCCTCCCGCTCGCCCCGCTGGTCGCCGCCTGCGGCGCCGCCGTCCCGCAGCTCTCCGGCCGCGGCCTCGGCCACACCGGCGGCACCCTGGACAAGCTGGAGTCCATCCCCGGCTGGCGCGCCCTGCTTTCCAACGACGAGATGATGGACGTGCTGCGCGACGCCGGCGCGGTCATCTGCGCGGCCGGCGACGGCCTCGCCCCCGCCGACAAGAAGCTGTACGCGCTGCGCGACGTCACCGGCACCGTCGAGGCGATCCCGCTGATCGCCTCCTCGATCATGTCCAAGAAGATCGCCGAGGGCACCGGCGCGCTGGTCCTGGACGTCAAGGTCGGCTCCGGCGCGTTCATGAAGAACCTGGACGACGCCCGCGAACTCGCCCGCACCATGGTCGGCCTGGGCACCACCGCGGGTGTCAACACCGTCGCCCTGCTCACCGACATGTCCACCCCGCTCGGCCTCACCGCGGGCAACGCGCTGGAGGTCCGCGAGTCCGTCGAGGTGCTGGCCGGCGGCGGCCCCGCCGACGTCGTGGAGCTGACCCTGGCGCTCGCCCGCGAGATGCTCGCCGCGGCCGGCGTGCACGGCAAGGACCCGGCCGACGCGCTGCGCGACGGCTCCGCGATGGACCACTGGCGCCGCATGATCGCCGCCCAGGGCGGCGACGTGGACGCCCCGCTCCCGGTCGCCCGCGAGCAGCACGTCATCCCCGCGCCCGCCTCCGGCGTGCTCACCGAGCTCGACGCCTACGCCGTCGGCGTCTGCGCCTGGCGCCTGGGCGCCGGCCGCGCCCGCAAGGAGGACCCGGTCCAGGCCGGCGCCGGCGTCGAGATGCACGCCAAGCCCGGCGACACCGTCGTGGCCGGTCAGCCGCTGCTGACCCTCCACACCGACACTCCCGAGCGCTACGACTACGCCATCGAGGCGCTGGCCGGCGGCATCACCGTCTCCCCGGAGGGCACCGCGTTCACCCCGAACCCGATCGTGCTGGACCGCATCGCCTGA
- a CDS encoding ABC transporter ATP-binding protein encodes MANHDINLTVRTGTVHALMGENGAGKSTLMKILYGMQKPDEGTIAINGELCEFNTPGDAIARGIGMVHQHFMLADNLTVWENVVLGGEHLHGIGAKAKAKIKEISDQYGLGVRPDALVEDLGVADRQRVEILKVLYRGAKILILDEPTAVLVPQEVDALFDNLRELKSEGVTVIFISHKLHEVLAVADAISVIRRGTTVGDADPKAVTARQLAEMMVGAELPSPESRESTVTTTEMLDVKDLRIAKTDAEGIERVVLDDISLRIHKGEILGIAGVEGNGQAELVEAIMGMLPLDGGTVTLDGKDLSGTLTRARREAGIGYIPEDRHKHGLLLEAPLWENRILGHVTEAPNSKGVLLDPSSARTDTQRIVEEYDVRTPGIEVTAASLSGGNQQKLIIGREMSHQPKLLIAAHPTRGVDVGAQAQIWEHIRRAQREGLAVLLISADLDELIGLSDTIRVIYRGRLVADADPATVTAEDLGTAMTGAASGHIESEPEAVEEFHETLVEGTEAEGTDPSDTADDPQAGE; translated from the coding sequence GTGGCCAACCACGACATCAACCTCACCGTCCGCACCGGCACCGTGCACGCCCTGATGGGCGAGAACGGCGCCGGCAAGTCGACGCTGATGAAGATCCTCTACGGCATGCAGAAGCCGGACGAGGGCACCATCGCGATCAACGGCGAGCTGTGCGAGTTCAACACCCCCGGCGACGCCATCGCCCGCGGCATCGGCATGGTGCACCAGCACTTCATGCTCGCCGACAACCTCACGGTGTGGGAGAACGTCGTCCTCGGCGGCGAGCACCTCCACGGCATCGGCGCCAAGGCGAAGGCGAAGATCAAGGAGATCTCCGACCAGTACGGCCTGGGCGTGCGCCCGGACGCCCTGGTCGAGGACCTCGGTGTCGCCGACCGCCAGCGCGTCGAGATCCTCAAGGTGCTGTACCGCGGCGCCAAGATCCTGATCCTGGACGAGCCCACGGCCGTACTGGTCCCGCAGGAGGTCGACGCGCTGTTCGACAACCTGCGCGAGCTCAAGTCCGAGGGCGTCACCGTCATCTTCATCTCGCACAAGCTGCACGAGGTGCTGGCGGTCGCCGACGCGATCAGCGTCATCCGGCGCGGCACCACGGTCGGCGACGCCGACCCGAAGGCCGTCACCGCCCGCCAGCTCGCCGAGATGATGGTCGGCGCCGAGCTGCCCTCCCCGGAGAGCCGCGAGTCGACGGTCACCACGACCGAGATGCTCGACGTCAAGGACCTGCGGATCGCCAAGACCGACGCCGAGGGCATCGAGCGCGTCGTCCTGGACGACATCTCGCTGCGCATCCACAAGGGCGAGATCCTCGGCATCGCGGGCGTCGAGGGCAACGGCCAGGCCGAACTGGTCGAGGCCATCATGGGCATGCTGCCGCTGGACGGCGGCACCGTCACCCTGGACGGCAAGGACCTCTCCGGCACCCTGACCCGGGCCCGCCGCGAGGCCGGCATCGGCTACATCCCCGAGGACCGCCACAAGCACGGCCTGCTGCTGGAGGCCCCGCTCTGGGAGAACCGGATCCTCGGCCACGTCACCGAGGCCCCCAACTCCAAGGGCGTGCTGCTCGACCCGTCCTCCGCCCGGACGGACACCCAGCGGATCGTCGAGGAGTACGACGTCCGCACCCCCGGCATCGAGGTCACCGCGGCCTCGCTCTCCGGCGGCAACCAGCAGAAGCTGATCATCGGCCGCGAGATGAGCCACCAGCCCAAGCTGCTGATCGCCGCGCACCCCACCCGTGGTGTGGACGTCGGCGCACAGGCCCAGATCTGGGAGCACATCCGGCGCGCTCAGCGGGAGGGCCTGGCCGTCCTGCTGATCTCCGCCGACCTGGACGAGCTGATCGGCCTCTCCGACACCATCCGGGTCATCTACCGCGGCCGCCTGGTCGCCGACGCCGACCCGGCCACCGTGACCGCCGAGGACCTGGGCACCGCGATGACCGGTGCCGCCAGCGGCCACATCGAGTCCGAGCCGGAGGCCGTCGAGGAGTTCCACGAGACCCTCGTGGAGGGCACCGAGGCCGAGGGCACCGACCCGTCCGACACCGCCGACGACCCGCAGGCGGGGGAGTAA
- a CDS encoding ABC transporter permease, with protein MTSPNPAAKAAKPGLAQRISGERIVLALAAPVLAVVLSVAICSVLLATSGKNPFDAWNVMITYATKSDGQVAILNRSTTYYLAAAAAAFGFRMNLFNIGVEGQYKVAALFAAYIGAQVDLPAFIQIPLLLVTAMLVGGLYASIAGLLKVYRGVSEVIATIMLNAIALAIVGLLLVPGVFAPKVSGTSNSIQTEPISQSSHFFGIETAGGTLWGFLFIAILVGVLFQFTLTRTRFGFDLRATGRSESAATASGVNVKKMVVISMFVSGGIAGLIGMPELLQNSFYYGQSFQPGLGFLGISIALLGRNSPIGMVFAALLFAFLDATGAQLPLQGGFPSEIVAVMQGTIVICVVVAYELVRRYGLKRQQQKVGAELAAQAAATEKKEVSA; from the coding sequence ATGACCAGTCCCAACCCCGCCGCCAAGGCCGCCAAGCCCGGCCTGGCCCAGCGGATCAGCGGTGAGCGGATCGTGCTCGCACTGGCGGCGCCGGTGCTCGCGGTCGTGCTCTCCGTCGCGATCTGCTCCGTCCTGCTGGCGACCTCGGGCAAGAACCCGTTCGACGCGTGGAACGTGATGATCACGTACGCCACGAAGTCGGACGGCCAGGTGGCGATCCTCAACCGGTCCACCACCTACTACCTGGCCGCTGCGGCCGCCGCGTTCGGGTTCCGGATGAACCTGTTCAACATCGGCGTCGAGGGCCAGTACAAGGTCGCGGCGCTGTTCGCGGCCTACATCGGCGCCCAGGTCGACCTGCCGGCGTTCATCCAGATCCCGCTGCTGCTGGTCACCGCCATGCTGGTCGGCGGCCTGTACGCGAGCATCGCCGGTCTGCTGAAGGTCTACCGCGGCGTCAGCGAGGTCATCGCGACCATCATGCTGAACGCCATCGCGCTCGCGATCGTCGGTCTGCTGCTCGTCCCCGGCGTCTTCGCGCCGAAGGTCAGCGGCACCAGCAACTCGATCCAGACCGAGCCGATCTCGCAGTCGAGCCACTTCTTCGGCATCGAGACGGCCGGCGGCACCCTCTGGGGCTTCCTCTTCATCGCGATCCTGGTCGGTGTGCTCTTCCAGTTCACCCTGACCCGCACCCGCTTCGGCTTCGACCTGCGCGCCACCGGCCGCTCGGAGTCCGCCGCGACCGCCTCCGGCGTGAACGTCAAGAAGATGGTCGTCATCTCGATGTTCGTCTCCGGTGGGATCGCCGGTCTGATCGGCATGCCCGAGCTGCTGCAGAACTCCTTCTACTACGGCCAGAGCTTCCAGCCCGGCCTGGGCTTCCTGGGCATCTCGATCGCCCTGCTCGGCCGCAACAGCCCGATCGGCATGGTCTTCGCGGCCCTGCTGTTCGCCTTCCTGGACGCCACCGGCGCGCAGCTGCCCCTGCAGGGTGGCTTCCCGTCCGAGATCGTCGCGGTCATGCAGGGCACCATCGTCATCTGCGTCGTCGTCGCGTACGAGCTGGTGCGCCGCTACGGCCTGAAGCGCCAGCAGCAGAAGGTCGGCGCCGAGCTCGCCGCCCAGGCCGCGGCCACTGAGAAGAAGGAGGTGTCCGCGTGA
- a CDS encoding BMP family lipoprotein, producing the protein MRRSMKLAAVVLSGSLGMASLAACGAKSTDNTSASGSGDGSLKVGMAYDIGGRGDQSFNDSAARGLDKAKAELGASVTEAEAKSGEAEADKETRLKNLVDAGYKTIIAVGFVYQPAVNKVAKDNPNVKFAIIDSNDKDQPSNVTSLLFAEQEGSYLAGVAAANKSKAHHIGFIGGVQSELIKKFEAGYKAGAKSVDPNIVIETTYLTTPPDFTGFNSPDKGKEAAQGQLDKGADIIYSAAGSSGNGAIEAVANKSGALAIGVDSDQASQPALAKYKNSILTSMVKNVDNAVFAYIQSVKQGNAFTGIKLFDLKADGVSLATTGGKIDDIQDKLKAAGDAIKSGATTIPTAPAQ; encoded by the coding sequence TTGCGCCGTTCAATGAAGCTCGCCGCGGTTGTGCTCTCGGGTTCCCTGGGCATGGCCTCGCTCGCCGCTTGCGGCGCAAAGAGCACCGACAACACCTCCGCTTCCGGCTCGGGCGACGGCTCGCTCAAGGTCGGTATGGCCTACGACATCGGCGGCCGTGGCGACCAGTCGTTCAACGACTCCGCTGCCCGTGGTCTCGACAAGGCGAAGGCCGAGCTGGGTGCCTCCGTCACCGAGGCCGAGGCCAAGTCCGGCGAGGCCGAGGCCGACAAGGAGACCCGCCTCAAGAACCTGGTCGACGCCGGCTACAAGACCATCATCGCGGTCGGCTTCGTCTACCAGCCGGCGGTCAACAAGGTCGCCAAGGACAACCCGAACGTCAAGTTCGCGATCATCGACTCGAACGACAAGGACCAGCCGTCCAACGTCACCTCGCTGCTCTTCGCCGAGCAGGAGGGTTCGTACCTGGCCGGTGTCGCCGCCGCGAACAAGTCGAAGGCCCACCACATCGGCTTCATCGGTGGTGTGCAGTCGGAGCTGATCAAGAAGTTCGAGGCCGGTTACAAGGCGGGCGCCAAGTCCGTCGACCCGAACATCGTGATCGAGACCACCTACCTGACCACCCCGCCGGACTTCACCGGCTTCAACTCGCCCGACAAGGGCAAGGAAGCCGCCCAGGGGCAGCTCGACAAGGGCGCGGACATCATCTACTCCGCCGCCGGCTCCTCCGGCAACGGCGCCATCGAGGCCGTCGCCAACAAGTCGGGCGCCCTGGCCATCGGTGTCGACTCCGACCAGGCCAGCCAGCCGGCCCTGGCGAAGTACAAGAACAGCATCCTGACCTCGATGGTCAAGAACGTCGACAACGCGGTCTTCGCGTACATCCAGTCGGTCAAGCAGGGCAACGCCTTCACCGGCATCAAGCTCTTCGACCTCAAGGCCGACGGTGTCTCGCTCGCCACCACCGGTGGCAAGATCGACGACATCCAGGACAAGCTGAAGGCCGCCGGCGACGCCATCAAGAGCGGCGCCACCACCATCCCGACCGCGCCGGCCCAGTAA